The following proteins are co-located in the Vigna angularis cultivar LongXiaoDou No.4 chromosome 2, ASM1680809v1, whole genome shotgun sequence genome:
- the LOC108329698 gene encoding E3 ubiquitin protein ligase RIE1 isoform X2, protein MDQGQRHVSATSATNSPVLRCTTVCTLPFARLVAASRRRLFLSDCADGRSDDDDGAECGYSRAVLVLDMVWNLAFVVVAAGVLLSTLSERPSTPLRLWLCGYAFECVLHMTFVFFEFRVGVRDSFAHTTYCIVKKLEPINTLASSVWWVFGFYWIVVGGQALLEDSPRLYWLTVVFLAFDIFFIIFCIGMACVVFFALFCIIPIIALAYAMKIREGASEEDIRSLPMYMFSQSNSLVMVDDNKKQLVNTKVDSCNGSHMSELSLNPDDSLLIIL, encoded by the exons aTGGACCAAGGCCAGCGCCATGTCAGCGCCACCAGCGCAACTAACAGTCCCGTGCTCCGCTGCACAACCGTCTGCACTCTCCCCTTCGCGCGCCTCGTCGCCGCCTCCCGCCGCCGCCTCTTCCTCTCTGACTGTGCAGACGGTCGATCCGACGACGACGACGGCGCTGAGTGCGGGTACTCACGAGCGGTGTTGGTCCTCGACATGGTCTGGAACCTCGCCTTTGTCGTCGTTGCCGCCGGCGTCCTCCTCTCCACGCTTAGCGAGCGGCCGTCCACGCCGCTCAGACTCTGGCTCTGCGGCTACGCGTTCGAGTGCGTTCTTCATATGACTTTCGTCTTCTTTGAGTTCCGCGTCGGAGTTCGCGATTCCTTTGCTCACACTACCTATTG caTTGTGAAGAAGCTAGAGCCCATAAACACTCTGGCATCTTCTGTTTGGTGGGTGTTTGGATTTTATTGGATTGTTGTTGGTGGCCAAGCACTTTTGGAAGATTCTCCGAGGCTCTACTG GTTAACAGTGGTCTTTCTAGCCtttgacatattttttattatcttttgcaTTGGGATGGCATGTGTAGTTTTCTTTGCTCTCTTCTGTATCATCCCAATAATAGCACTAGCTTATGCTATGAAAATCAGAGAAGGCGCATCAGAAGAAGATATCAGGTCACTTCCTATGTATATGTTTAGTCAGTCAAATTCATTGGTGATGGTTGATGACAACAAGAAACAGCTTGTTAACACAAAAGTAGATTCATGCAATGGAAGCCATATGAGTGAACTTTCTCTCAATCCAGATGATTCT CTGCTGATTATATTGTAG
- the LOC108329783 gene encoding alpha-L-arabinofuranosidase 1-like isoform X1, which yields MVFCSLRPWFGVMLYSLLIHFLSFQQCFADGNSTLVVNASFDKENARRIPQSFHGVFFEEINHAGAGGLWAELVSNRGFEAGGPDNTLNIYPWSVIGNESSISVSINQTSCFERNKAALQMKVYCGGLKPCPYGGVGISNPGYWGMNFEQGKRYKVVYHVKSETKFDFQLSFTGIDVIKVASNTRQDPSYLELHVFGDKKWKRVETVVEAKHTNHYSSLQITTTSEGTFLLDQVSAVPLDTHMGHGFRNDLFQMVADLKPKFLRFPGGTYVEGDHLQNRYQWKDTIGPWEERPGHFDDIWNYWSDDGIGYFEYLQLAEDLGALPIWVFNAGISVHEEVNASALAPYVQDALDGIEFARGSPESKWGSVRAAMGHPKPFDLRYVAVGNEDCWHFNYQGNYLKFYEAIRSANPDIQIISNCDASSAPLKHPADLFEFHIYTDSNDMFSKSTRFDHTSRAGPKAFVSEYAVWKEDAANGSLLAAIAEAAFLIGLEKNSDIVQMVSYAPLFSNINDRRWIPDSIVFDSYKLYGTPSYWVQKLFIESNGATFLDSTLFTTSSNKLIASAIIWENSTEKKNYLRIKVVNFGTATESLKIHINGLNSNVQQFGSTKTVLASTNLLDENSFLDPKKVVPQTSSLENADKYMNVILSSYSVTSLDLLI from the exons GAGATAAATCATGCTGGTGCTGGGGGACTATGGGCAGAACTTGTAAGCAATAGAG gctTTGAAGCTGGAGGACCAGACAACACCTTAAATATTTATCCTTGGTCAGTTATTGGAAATGAGTCATCCATTTCTGTATCAATAAACCAGACCTCTTGCTTTGAGCGTAATAAAGCTGCATTACAAATGAAGGTGTATTGTGGGGGTCTCAAACCTTGCCCATATGGTGGCGTTGGTATCTCTAATCCGGGCTATTGGGGCATG AATTTTGAGCAAGGAAAGAGGTACAAGGTGGTCTACCATGTTAAGTCAGAAACAAAGTTTGATTTTCAACTTTCATTCACAGGTATTGATGTTATAAAAGTGGCATCAAATACCAGGCAAGATCCTTCTTATTTAGAATT GCATGTTTTTGGAGATAAAAAATGGAAGAGGGTGGAGACAGTAGTGGAAGCAAAACATACTAATCACTATTCAAGTCTTCAAATAACAACTACCAGTGAAGGGACATTCTTGTTAGACCAGGTGTCAGCTGTGCCATTGGACACTCATATG GGCCATGGCTTCAGAAATGACCTTTTTCAAATGGTGGCAGATTTGAAACCAAAATTTCTCAGATTCCCTG GTGGTACTTATGTTGAAGGTGATCATCTGCAAAACAGATATCAGTGGAAAGATACAATAGGACCATGGGAAGAGAGACCTGGACATTTCGATGATATTTGGAACTATTGGAGCGATGATGGAATTGGTTATTTTGAATATCTCCAA CTAGCAGAGGACCTTGGTGCATTGCCCATATGGGTGTTCAACGCTG GTATCAGCGTTCATGAAGAAGTTAATGCATCAGCCCTAGCTCCTTATGTGCAA gATGCCCTGGATGGCATTGAATTTGCAAGAGGCTCTCCTGAATCAAAATGGGGTTCTGTTAGAGCTGCAATGGGACATCCTAAACCATTTGACTTGAGATATGTTGCTGTTGGAAATGAAGATTGTTGGCATTTTAATTATCAAG GAAACTACCTTAAGTTTTATGAGGCTATAAGATCTGCCAACCCAGATATTCAAATTATCTCAAATTGTGATGCTTCTAGTGCACCATTAAAGCATCCAGCTGACTTATTTGAGTTTCAT atttataCAGACTCCAATGACATGTTTTCTAAGTCCACTCGGTTCGATCACACATCACGAGCTGGTCCAAAG GCTTTTGTGAGTGAGTATGCTGTGTGGAAAGAAGATGCAGCAAATGGAAGTCTTTTGGCTGCCATAGCTGAAGCCGCATTTCTTATTGGACTAGAGAAGAACAG TGATATTGTCCAGATGGTTTCTTATGCGCCACTTTTCTCGAACATAAATGACAGGAG ATGGATTCCAGATTCAATTGTGTTTGACTCTTATAAGCTCTATGGAACTCCTAGCTATTGGGTGCAGAAACTTTTTATTGAGTCCAATGGAGCAACATTTCTTGACTCAACACTCTTTACAACTTCATCTAATAAACTTATTGCATCTGCAATTATTTGGGAAAATTCTACAGAGAAGAAAAATTACCTAAGAATAAAG GTAGTAAACTTTGGAACAGCCACAGAGAGtcttaaaattcatataaatgGGTTGAATTCAAATGTGCAACAATTTGGTTCTACCAAAACAGTTCTTGCATCAACTAACTTATTGGATGAGAATTCCTTCTTGGACCCCAAGAAG GTGGTGCCACAAACAAGTTCACTAGAGAATGCTGACAAGTACATGAATGTTATACTCTCTTCCTATTCAGTGACGTCACTAGATTTGCTAATATGA
- the LOC108328404 gene encoding alpha-L-arabinofuranosidase 1: protein MIFPKACCSFLWIYLVTEACFSVLTCYANQASTLVVDASESSGRPIPDTLFGIFFEEINHAGAGGLWAELVNNRGFEAGGTKDSSNIAPWTRVGKEQAIFLQTELSSCFEQNKVALKMDVLCDNCDGVGVSNPGFWGMNIVEGKKYKVVFFVKSNGPLQMTVSFRETKGGRILASSNIIASASEVSKWKRMETILQADASSSYSSLYLTTTKKGVIWLDQVSAMPVDTYKGHGFRSDLVNMLLDLKPAFLRFPGGCFVEGETLKNAFRWKASVGPLEQRPGHFNDVWGYWTDDGFGYFEGLQLAEDIGAKPLWVFNNGISHTDEIDTKDIAPFVQEALDGIEFAIGAATSKWGSLRASMGHREPFDLNYVGVGNEDCAKKNYQGNYLAFYKAIKAAYPKMQIISNCDASSIPLNHPADMYDYHTYPKESQTMFSNAGVFDKTPRNGPKAFVSEYALTGEQAKYGTLLGAVSEAGFLIGLERNSDHVMMASYAPLFVNANDRQWNPDAIVFNSHEVYGTPSYWVQFMFRESNGATLLKSQFQTPHPDSVAASAMLWKNSQDQKTYFKIKVANVGKSPINVKISLKGIESSNVAKATKTVLTSANAFDENSFAYPKKIVPKRNPLKSASTEINDILAPVSLTVFDLLKINV from the exons ATGATTTTTCCAAAGGCTTGCTGCAGTTTTCTTTGGATATACCTTGTTACAGAGGCATGTTTTTCTGTTCTGACATGTTATGCTAACCAGGCTTCAACTCTGGTTGTAGATGCTTCTGAGTCATCTGGAAGGCCAATTCCCGACACTCTTTTCGGAATATTTTTTGAG GAAATCAATCATGCTGGTGCTGGCGGATTGTGGGCAGAGCTCGTGAACAACAGAG GTTTTGAAGCTGGCGGCACAAAAGATTCATCAAATATTGCTCCCTGGACTAGAGTCGGGAAAGAACAAGCCATTTTCCTACAAACTGAACTTAGCTCTTGCTTTGAACAAAACAAGGTTGCATTGAAAATGGATGTGCTGTGTGACAATTGTGATGGTGTTGGTGTCTCTAACCCTGGTTTTTGGGGCATG AATATTGTGGAAGGGAAGAAATACAAAGTTGTGTTCTTTGTTAAATCAAATGGACCACTACAGATGACAGTATCATTCAGAGAAACTAAAGGTGGAAGGATATTGGCTTCTAGCAATATCAT TGCTTCTGCATCAGAAGTTTCAAAATGGAAAAGAATGGAGACTATATTACAAGCTGATGCATCAAGTTCCTACTCAAGTTTGTATTTAACAACAACCAAAAAAGGGGTTATATGGTTGGATCAAGTGTCTGCTATGCCTGTCGACACATATAAG GGACACGGTTTCCGAAGTGACTTGGTTAACATGCTATTAGACTTGAAACCAGCCTTTTTAAGATTTCCAG GTGGCTGTTTTGTTGAAGGAGAAACATTAAAAAATGCATTTCGGTGGAAAGCTAGTGTTGGACCCTTGGAACAGAGACCTGGCCATTTTAACGATGTTTGGGGTTATTGGACAGACGATGGATTTGGTTATTTTGAGGGTCTTCAA CTAGCAGAGGACATTGGTGCAAAACCACTGTGGGTATTTAACAATG GTATCAGCCATACTGATGAAATTGATACAAAGGACATCGCACCTTTTGTGCAA GAAGCCCTAGATGGTATTGAGTTTGCAATAGGTGCAGCTACTTCAAAATGGGGTTCCCTTAGGGCATCTATGGGGCACCGTGAGCCATTTGACCTAAACTATGTTGGTGTTGGAAATGAAGATTGTGCCAAGAAAAACTACCAAG gaAACTACCTAGCTTTCTACAAGGCAATAAAAGCTGCTTATCCAAAGAtgcaaataatttcaaattgtgATGCTTCGTCCATACCGTTAAACCACCCAGCCGATATGTATGATTATCAC ACTTATCCTAAAGAATCTCAAACCATGTTTAGCAACGCAGGTGTGTTTGATAAGACACCACGAAATGGTCCAAAG GCTTTTGTGAGTGAGTATGCTCTAACTGGAGAACAAGCTAAGTATGGAACCCTTTTGGGAGCTGTATCTGAAGCTGGATTCCTTATTGGATTAGAAAGAAACAG TGATCATGTGATGATGGCCAGCTATGCACCACTTTTTGTAAATGCAAATGACAGGCA GTGGAACCCAGatgcaattgtttttaattccCATGAGGTTTATGGAACTCCCAGCTATTGGGTGCAGTTTATGTTTAGAGAGTCAAATGGAGCAACGCTTCTCAAATCACAATTTCAAACACCTCATCCTGATTCAGTTGCTGCATCTGCAATGCTTTGGAAAAATTCACAAGACCAAAAAACTTACTTCAAAATAAAG GTTGCAAACGTGGGTAAGAGTCCAATAAATGTTAAGATTTCTCTGAAAGGAATTGAGAGTTCAAATGTAGCGAAGGCAACAAAGACAGTGCTCACATCTGCAAATGCATTTGATGAGAACAGCTTTGCATACCCAAAAAag ATAGTACCAAAAAGAAATCCACTCAAGAGTGCTAGCACAGAGATAAATGACATACTTGCTCCAGTTTCATTGACAGTATTtgatttattgaaaattaatgtTTAG
- the LOC108329783 gene encoding alpha-L-arabinofuranosidase 1-like isoform X3 translates to MLYSLLIHFLSFQQCFADGNSTLVVNASFDKENARRIPQSFHGVFFEEINHAGAGGLWAELVSNRGFEAGGPDNTLNIYPWSVIGNESSISVSINQTSCFERNKAALQMKVYCGGLKPCPYGGVGISNPGYWGMNFEQGKRYKVVYHVKSETKFDFQLSFTGIDVIKVASNTRQDPSYLELHVFGDKKWKRVETVVEAKHTNHYSSLQITTTSEGTFLLDQVSAVPLDTHMGHGFRNDLFQMVADLKPKFLRFPGGTYVEGDHLQNRYQWKDTIGPWEERPGHFDDIWNYWSDDGIGYFEYLQLAEDLGALPIWVFNAGISVHEEVNASALAPYVQDALDGIEFARGSPESKWGSVRAAMGHPKPFDLRYVAVGNEDCWHFNYQGNYLKFYEAIRSANPDIQIISNCDASSAPLKHPADLFEFHIYTDSNDMFSKSTRFDHTSRAGPKAFVSEYAVWKEDAANGSLLAAIAEAAFLIGLEKNSDIVQMVSYAPLFSNINDRRWIPDSIVFDSYKLYGTPSYWVQKLFIESNGATFLDSTLFTTSSNKLIASAIIWENSTEKKNYLRIKVVNFGTATESLKIHINGLNSNVQQFGSTKTVLASTNLLDENSFLDPKKVVPQTSSLENADKYMNVILSSYSVTSLDLLI, encoded by the exons GAGATAAATCATGCTGGTGCTGGGGGACTATGGGCAGAACTTGTAAGCAATAGAG gctTTGAAGCTGGAGGACCAGACAACACCTTAAATATTTATCCTTGGTCAGTTATTGGAAATGAGTCATCCATTTCTGTATCAATAAACCAGACCTCTTGCTTTGAGCGTAATAAAGCTGCATTACAAATGAAGGTGTATTGTGGGGGTCTCAAACCTTGCCCATATGGTGGCGTTGGTATCTCTAATCCGGGCTATTGGGGCATG AATTTTGAGCAAGGAAAGAGGTACAAGGTGGTCTACCATGTTAAGTCAGAAACAAAGTTTGATTTTCAACTTTCATTCACAGGTATTGATGTTATAAAAGTGGCATCAAATACCAGGCAAGATCCTTCTTATTTAGAATT GCATGTTTTTGGAGATAAAAAATGGAAGAGGGTGGAGACAGTAGTGGAAGCAAAACATACTAATCACTATTCAAGTCTTCAAATAACAACTACCAGTGAAGGGACATTCTTGTTAGACCAGGTGTCAGCTGTGCCATTGGACACTCATATG GGCCATGGCTTCAGAAATGACCTTTTTCAAATGGTGGCAGATTTGAAACCAAAATTTCTCAGATTCCCTG GTGGTACTTATGTTGAAGGTGATCATCTGCAAAACAGATATCAGTGGAAAGATACAATAGGACCATGGGAAGAGAGACCTGGACATTTCGATGATATTTGGAACTATTGGAGCGATGATGGAATTGGTTATTTTGAATATCTCCAA CTAGCAGAGGACCTTGGTGCATTGCCCATATGGGTGTTCAACGCTG GTATCAGCGTTCATGAAGAAGTTAATGCATCAGCCCTAGCTCCTTATGTGCAA gATGCCCTGGATGGCATTGAATTTGCAAGAGGCTCTCCTGAATCAAAATGGGGTTCTGTTAGAGCTGCAATGGGACATCCTAAACCATTTGACTTGAGATATGTTGCTGTTGGAAATGAAGATTGTTGGCATTTTAATTATCAAG GAAACTACCTTAAGTTTTATGAGGCTATAAGATCTGCCAACCCAGATATTCAAATTATCTCAAATTGTGATGCTTCTAGTGCACCATTAAAGCATCCAGCTGACTTATTTGAGTTTCAT atttataCAGACTCCAATGACATGTTTTCTAAGTCCACTCGGTTCGATCACACATCACGAGCTGGTCCAAAG GCTTTTGTGAGTGAGTATGCTGTGTGGAAAGAAGATGCAGCAAATGGAAGTCTTTTGGCTGCCATAGCTGAAGCCGCATTTCTTATTGGACTAGAGAAGAACAG TGATATTGTCCAGATGGTTTCTTATGCGCCACTTTTCTCGAACATAAATGACAGGAG ATGGATTCCAGATTCAATTGTGTTTGACTCTTATAAGCTCTATGGAACTCCTAGCTATTGGGTGCAGAAACTTTTTATTGAGTCCAATGGAGCAACATTTCTTGACTCAACACTCTTTACAACTTCATCTAATAAACTTATTGCATCTGCAATTATTTGGGAAAATTCTACAGAGAAGAAAAATTACCTAAGAATAAAG GTAGTAAACTTTGGAACAGCCACAGAGAGtcttaaaattcatataaatgGGTTGAATTCAAATGTGCAACAATTTGGTTCTACCAAAACAGTTCTTGCATCAACTAACTTATTGGATGAGAATTCCTTCTTGGACCCCAAGAAG GTGGTGCCACAAACAAGTTCACTAGAGAATGCTGACAAGTACATGAATGTTATACTCTCTTCCTATTCAGTGACGTCACTAGATTTGCTAATATGA
- the LOC108329783 gene encoding alpha-L-arabinofuranosidase 1-like isoform X2 has translation MVFCSLRPWFGVMLYSLLIHFLSFQQCFADGNSTLVVNASFDKENARRIPQSFHGVFFEEINHAGAGGLWAELVSNRGFEAGGPDNTLNIYPWSVIGNESSISVSINQTSCFERNKAALQMKVYCGGLKPCPYGGVGISNPGYWGMNFEQGKRYKVVYHVKSETKFDFQLSFTGIDVIKVASNTRHVFGDKKWKRVETVVEAKHTNHYSSLQITTTSEGTFLLDQVSAVPLDTHMGHGFRNDLFQMVADLKPKFLRFPGGTYVEGDHLQNRYQWKDTIGPWEERPGHFDDIWNYWSDDGIGYFEYLQLAEDLGALPIWVFNAGISVHEEVNASALAPYVQDALDGIEFARGSPESKWGSVRAAMGHPKPFDLRYVAVGNEDCWHFNYQGNYLKFYEAIRSANPDIQIISNCDASSAPLKHPADLFEFHIYTDSNDMFSKSTRFDHTSRAGPKAFVSEYAVWKEDAANGSLLAAIAEAAFLIGLEKNSDIVQMVSYAPLFSNINDRRWIPDSIVFDSYKLYGTPSYWVQKLFIESNGATFLDSTLFTTSSNKLIASAIIWENSTEKKNYLRIKVVNFGTATESLKIHINGLNSNVQQFGSTKTVLASTNLLDENSFLDPKKVVPQTSSLENADKYMNVILSSYSVTSLDLLI, from the exons GAGATAAATCATGCTGGTGCTGGGGGACTATGGGCAGAACTTGTAAGCAATAGAG gctTTGAAGCTGGAGGACCAGACAACACCTTAAATATTTATCCTTGGTCAGTTATTGGAAATGAGTCATCCATTTCTGTATCAATAAACCAGACCTCTTGCTTTGAGCGTAATAAAGCTGCATTACAAATGAAGGTGTATTGTGGGGGTCTCAAACCTTGCCCATATGGTGGCGTTGGTATCTCTAATCCGGGCTATTGGGGCATG AATTTTGAGCAAGGAAAGAGGTACAAGGTGGTCTACCATGTTAAGTCAGAAACAAAGTTTGATTTTCAACTTTCATTCACAGGTATTGATGTTATAAAAGTGGCATCAAATACCAG GCATGTTTTTGGAGATAAAAAATGGAAGAGGGTGGAGACAGTAGTGGAAGCAAAACATACTAATCACTATTCAAGTCTTCAAATAACAACTACCAGTGAAGGGACATTCTTGTTAGACCAGGTGTCAGCTGTGCCATTGGACACTCATATG GGCCATGGCTTCAGAAATGACCTTTTTCAAATGGTGGCAGATTTGAAACCAAAATTTCTCAGATTCCCTG GTGGTACTTATGTTGAAGGTGATCATCTGCAAAACAGATATCAGTGGAAAGATACAATAGGACCATGGGAAGAGAGACCTGGACATTTCGATGATATTTGGAACTATTGGAGCGATGATGGAATTGGTTATTTTGAATATCTCCAA CTAGCAGAGGACCTTGGTGCATTGCCCATATGGGTGTTCAACGCTG GTATCAGCGTTCATGAAGAAGTTAATGCATCAGCCCTAGCTCCTTATGTGCAA gATGCCCTGGATGGCATTGAATTTGCAAGAGGCTCTCCTGAATCAAAATGGGGTTCTGTTAGAGCTGCAATGGGACATCCTAAACCATTTGACTTGAGATATGTTGCTGTTGGAAATGAAGATTGTTGGCATTTTAATTATCAAG GAAACTACCTTAAGTTTTATGAGGCTATAAGATCTGCCAACCCAGATATTCAAATTATCTCAAATTGTGATGCTTCTAGTGCACCATTAAAGCATCCAGCTGACTTATTTGAGTTTCAT atttataCAGACTCCAATGACATGTTTTCTAAGTCCACTCGGTTCGATCACACATCACGAGCTGGTCCAAAG GCTTTTGTGAGTGAGTATGCTGTGTGGAAAGAAGATGCAGCAAATGGAAGTCTTTTGGCTGCCATAGCTGAAGCCGCATTTCTTATTGGACTAGAGAAGAACAG TGATATTGTCCAGATGGTTTCTTATGCGCCACTTTTCTCGAACATAAATGACAGGAG ATGGATTCCAGATTCAATTGTGTTTGACTCTTATAAGCTCTATGGAACTCCTAGCTATTGGGTGCAGAAACTTTTTATTGAGTCCAATGGAGCAACATTTCTTGACTCAACACTCTTTACAACTTCATCTAATAAACTTATTGCATCTGCAATTATTTGGGAAAATTCTACAGAGAAGAAAAATTACCTAAGAATAAAG GTAGTAAACTTTGGAACAGCCACAGAGAGtcttaaaattcatataaatgGGTTGAATTCAAATGTGCAACAATTTGGTTCTACCAAAACAGTTCTTGCATCAACTAACTTATTGGATGAGAATTCCTTCTTGGACCCCAAGAAG GTGGTGCCACAAACAAGTTCACTAGAGAATGCTGACAAGTACATGAATGTTATACTCTCTTCCTATTCAGTGACGTCACTAGATTTGCTAATATGA
- the LOC108328365 gene encoding 50S ribosomal protein 5, chloroplastic, whose translation MALLSFNSFTLSPLHTSFPSSSSLLALPIPTALRVHVAQPSKPLNGVRITTPRGKKGALIVSAAADGSSLPAEALPPAESEKESGVSVEKLPLESKVKEREEQKLRMKLAKKIRLRRKRLLRKRKLRKKGRWPPSKMKKLKNV comes from the exons ATGGCACTCCTCTCTTTCAATTCCTTCACACTCTCCCCTCTCCACACTTCATTCCCCTCTTCTTCCTCCCTTCTCGCACTTCCCATTCCCACTG CTTTGAGAGTACACGTGGCTCAGCCCTCGAAGCCCTTGAACGGAGTTCGAATCACGACACCCAGAGGGAAGAAAGGCGCGCTGATTGTCTCTGCCGCCGCAGACGGCTCTAGTTTGCCGGCGGAAGCGCTTCCTCCGGCGGAGAGCGAGAAAGAAAGTGGCGTGAGTGTGGAGAAGCTTCCTTTGGAGTCAAAGGTAAAGGAGAGAGAGGAGCAGAAGCTGAGGATGAAGCTGGCGAAGAAGATAAGGTTGCGAAGGAAAAGGCTTCTTCGGAAGCGCAAGTTGAGGAAGAAGGGTAGATGGCCACCTTCTAAgatgaagaaattgaagaatGTATGA
- the LOC108329698 gene encoding E3 ubiquitin-protein ligase At4g11680 isoform X1 encodes MDQGQRHVSATSATNSPVLRCTTVCTLPFARLVAASRRRLFLSDCADGRSDDDDGAECGYSRAVLVLDMVWNLAFVVVAAGVLLSTLSERPSTPLRLWLCGYAFECVLHMTFVFFEFRVGVRDSFAHTTYCIVKKLEPINTLASSVWWVFGFYWIVVGGQALLEDSPRLYWLTVVFLAFDIFFIIFCIGMACVVFFALFCIIPIIALAYAMKIREGASEEDIRSLPMYMFSQSNSLVMVDDNKKQLVNTKVDSCNGSHMSELSLNPDDSECCICLCPYADGAEVYRLPCTHHFHCECIGRWLRSKATCPLCKFNILRGDTLV; translated from the exons aTGGACCAAGGCCAGCGCCATGTCAGCGCCACCAGCGCAACTAACAGTCCCGTGCTCCGCTGCACAACCGTCTGCACTCTCCCCTTCGCGCGCCTCGTCGCCGCCTCCCGCCGCCGCCTCTTCCTCTCTGACTGTGCAGACGGTCGATCCGACGACGACGACGGCGCTGAGTGCGGGTACTCACGAGCGGTGTTGGTCCTCGACATGGTCTGGAACCTCGCCTTTGTCGTCGTTGCCGCCGGCGTCCTCCTCTCCACGCTTAGCGAGCGGCCGTCCACGCCGCTCAGACTCTGGCTCTGCGGCTACGCGTTCGAGTGCGTTCTTCATATGACTTTCGTCTTCTTTGAGTTCCGCGTCGGAGTTCGCGATTCCTTTGCTCACACTACCTATTG caTTGTGAAGAAGCTAGAGCCCATAAACACTCTGGCATCTTCTGTTTGGTGGGTGTTTGGATTTTATTGGATTGTTGTTGGTGGCCAAGCACTTTTGGAAGATTCTCCGAGGCTCTACTG GTTAACAGTGGTCTTTCTAGCCtttgacatattttttattatcttttgcaTTGGGATGGCATGTGTAGTTTTCTTTGCTCTCTTCTGTATCATCCCAATAATAGCACTAGCTTATGCTATGAAAATCAGAGAAGGCGCATCAGAAGAAGATATCAGGTCACTTCCTATGTATATGTTTAGTCAGTCAAATTCATTGGTGATGGTTGATGACAACAAGAAACAGCTTGTTAACACAAAAGTAGATTCATGCAATGGAAGCCATATGAGTGAACTTTCTCTCAATCCAGATGATTCT GAATGCTGTATCTGCCTATGTCCATATGCTGATGGAGCAGAAGTGTACCGCCTTCCTTGTACCCACCATTTTCACTGTGAATGCATTGGCCGTTGGCTTCGATCAAAAGCAACCTGCCCGCTCTGCAAATTTAATATCCTTAGAGGTGATACGTTGGTTTGA